CAGACATGGCAACCAAGAAGAATACTACCAAAGCCAAAAACGACTCCAAGGTGGCTGCTCCCGCAGCCGAGGCCAAGGCCGCTGAAGTTCAGACCAAGGCAGCCGAACCCGCGCCCGCCGCACAGGCGGCAGCGCCCAAAAACCAGCCCAAGGCCCAGGCCAAGGGCGGCATGCTGCGCGAAGTGACGGCCCGCCCGCAGCCTGCGGGCAACCCGTATCTGCCTATGACCGCCACCGTGGCTGAAGTCATTCAGGAAACAGGCAACATCCGCACCCTGCGCGTGGTGCTCGACGATGCCGAAGCCATGAAGAACTTCACCTACGAACCCGGTCAGGTGGGCCAGCTCTCGGTCTTTGGATCAGGCGAATCCACCTTTGTTATCAATTCGCCGCCGTCGCAGAAGAACTACCTGCAATTCTCGGTCATGCAGGCCGGGGAAGTAACCGCCGCCATCCACCGCCTGTCGCCCGGCGACAAGGTGGGCGTGCGCGCGCCCCTGGGCAACTACTTTCCCTACAATGACTGGAAGGGCAAAGACGTCTTCTTTGTGGGCGGCGGCATAGGCATGGCGCCCATCCGCACCATCATGATGCACGTGCTGGAAAACAGAAAGGACTACGGCAAGGTGAGCCTGCTTTACGGCGCGCGCACCCCCCGCGACATGGCCTTCAGCTATGAAACTGAAGACTGGCTGCGCCGCGATGACCTGGACTGCACGCTGTGCATCGACGCCCCCTTTGAAGGATGGGAACACAAGGTCGGCCTTATCCCCAACGTGCTCACCGAGCTGAACCCCGATCCCAAAAACTGCGTGGCCGTGCTTTGCGGCCCGCCGATCATGATAAAATTCACGGTGCAGGCTCTGGAAAAGCTGAACTTCGCTCCCGAGAACATCGTCACCACCCTTGAAAAGCGCATGAAGTGCGGCGTCGGCATCTGTGGCCGCTGCAACATCGGCGGGCGCTACGTTTGTGTGGACGGCCCGGTGTTCACCTGGAAGGAACTTCAGGAACTGCCGCCGGAAATGTAGAGAAGATTGATACTGGAATGACTTGTGGGGGAGGGGGCCTTTTTTAAAAGGGTCGCCTCCCCCACAAGTCACACCACCTAAAGCATTTATTCCTCTGACTGCCTCTTGCAGAAAGCCTGTGCCCCGGATCGGACGCGCAGA
The Desulfovibrio intestinalis DNA segment above includes these coding regions:
- a CDS encoding FAD/NAD(P)-binding protein, encoding MLREVTARPQPAGNPYLPMTATVAEVIQETGNIRTLRVVLDDAEAMKNFTYEPGQVGQLSVFGSGESTFVINSPPSQKNYLQFSVMQAGEVTAAIHRLSPGDKVGVRAPLGNYFPYNDWKGKDVFFVGGGIGMAPIRTIMMHVLENRKDYGKVSLLYGARTPRDMAFSYETEDWLRRDDLDCTLCIDAPFEGWEHKVGLIPNVLTELNPDPKNCVAVLCGPPIMIKFTVQALEKLNFAPENIVTTLEKRMKCGVGICGRCNIGGRYVCVDGPVFTWKELQELPPEM